From a single Scylla paramamosain isolate STU-SP2022 chromosome 28, ASM3559412v1, whole genome shotgun sequence genomic region:
- the LOC135114991 gene encoding intermembrane lipid transfer protein VPS13A-like isoform X2, with protein MEWLTKKVVAGLVNRFFGQYLEDLDTQEVNNALLSGQVNLSNLKIRRDALSFLDVFYGSPLPVEVKKGTIGRISLTVPYSSFFTQPVVINIEDVFILVTPVVEYDREQEKELDRARKRQTLAYLFPDPTPVDDAQDRNSVWGMLYNRIWNNLELHINNVHIRYEDTHSCHEPLVVGLCLQSLSADTTNHKWKKTQIDGNAATVNKVVDFISTSLYINPKSDRQRLVKPHITTDHWRQYLQQGLETFSINEEPFQFVLQPVRCKVKMRQQMKREARVPGLLVDAVIKDAALSLSQQQYLSLTELFKAFSIINTSRRFLKYRPEVPLTRHAAEWWQYAASAIINEQIRPFSWSSIKKHRSLYKEYAHLYKKHLLEGYNSELEADLMKLEDALSLTSIVLGRMHAKIKISQEQPSLVHPVESSEGGWFSWIIGSSDPHATDDAMVVDIVGTRRRNGPFTTLTEEERRQLHAALRELETPGEDVHRDDIAYLSLQNVSLTLKDDEHDVALATLSGFVMSAENRYGVKYQKLSVKAESFNLEASNMEQELVYVVKLVDGTPSAGFGIAFSLDLERNPLNVASDYAVTMKLDPLELLYNQHACAEMIYFFRVPNVKYRTFDEVAADALTGVVSSGRAAVEYAIARHKTINLDLDIKSPFIVLPEHGSIQKGGNVLVLDIGGLKVNSEIGGQIVDLEDATRMELEERLYDRLTVTISQLQVLFADSGDEWRVHRTRNDSDSHLLPRVRVKVDLANSIHPEYRQLPQQKVDIHITPLKLNLSDSRLGQLVDFTHHLPTLNCCMLNCDTVDDYSFEQHQLDPLHCLMDPNISELALIRNSLQDRLCRKRFVTDSVDLHSTPPLLRHVRPLSASDTISQTSLELEKYFSASDNSDDEGESWGKPLDLPGFEDNTSPHNMIAVLSRLCIDEVVIAISRSSDHGDRPYLMLRATHLVLESAIMDYGPAVQLTLGSLQLVDKYHHSPSGEYLELVSSPQVGCTCIATLLYRKVRANCPDFKTHFHSTEQSLVVDFATLNVVWHRGSVITLTNFLTMLSAKLGHVEEQLPKLGVPQNFMAWLKSGPEDPPVPSGATKWSFSSHLHNLNLKLCDNDLDFLQAKVGGFQGECIFKANEKKIFRAALSELSVDDISDITLYSRIIEIEEDRVFDIKYVNFSPTHKGVDEIDTSPHTVNPDAALRIRIGRVQCVFLCKFLADMQRFMEPLLNREGTQVALKHASKAAETSFEEVLSGRKINLSIDIHAPTILIPQKSDSSSLLVISLGELKIDNLFKTAYTGTGGGAVENILIELGRMHICRAVMVLSGGLEMQEDILEPSTIRADIKRSLIPQCRELLSWDVSIHMGTLCVNMGQRDLNTILAVMTQNRAEAQFVDTSINSQPLTPIELGTPQAGSDDNVGKLQAFLTHSVDIYRIADALLSLDGLTLTLYTDMDEVLSSPVRDAATALCRLEVGEVEIHGDMNSDRSLDVRVTLHACDLYDVRPDLDYHVIKKIFGQYSEEMHMSSRRFSVSVPPIMDLMYKMSPNGDGAMEVSIERTRLNVSVPFALAVYRYINDAIPGTASTSGGIINPGFVGDLGTTVDGVRIIRRPPSSVDSTSGYLSTVTSNTDDQKTLSLSFKVKRPELVLFVDCEEKTSRILVLRCEVHVDYSRHPGNESFHVALDRCQLFASMYSLSSQSPYSIMQPCDIEGSWVFRNVEEGVRADLRVPHVHVHLNPAVVHLCMDVADELTLSLSPQLTPFKLHLPNTDLEDLWSPRPLTATISPTNPDEEVYIKPEYPTTKPHQCLTIRIAEIAVSFEKQAMKTAVPVLLCKSALNAEINDWSKLMYSKAEIQLQLSCYNEQFSSWEPVIEPVSESNKVLRPWEAIIRTLQTHAQPVGVKRKHPGPYCDSVDTSYTSNRNSYLSCPIEDSESSTDEESQDNEMVVLKHHTQQAVKRPNARRPTAELGSLSGFPLDSDSETEDSVLHKISSAFTHMFSSDSEESEEDSSDEAEGKESIKKDVEGSEKLSTGDLESSSSGEEDHPVFGTSPMIPDGVDGSGNWMEDISPSELATCVFVDSRDNLEFTLTSHTMTAVNSLISEYLNKPEDPQPITSSATRSMQQILLTNEIGPDSKVTVVMQDEVDGATKVEVLATAKYQEPDSVPSSPASGKSRSGGESASEDESVIEGFRDWDHLSLHSFPASSPVTPPSSLPSSECFYELFCPNPVKLYQDITKLQLIIKVPGFNELMVFVGTKSRSRIFQLSPPRNDKRYHVIVTVQVDHLTTKVTVRSPLQILNEMPLPVNVCFKKSIVEMLGHSLGELNSRVVSPVNPFDAHVPMVTLQPDQVFTIPLAVAYHSSLHIQPAAADYGISEVGIWWKDVLSSTCSYLLTCKGKTEHNPDIAAAVTIQEGVKLSSLQWEGLSGVLPNYTLCLSPPLAIHNLLPCTLTLAHPSFAQPLILDPGAKITLYKIDLGKKISLEVQVSNYLGSDWNGILEIGTEKGDDHRTLTLTHGDGSARRKLECALYTVRAGLTAVHVYSPYWIVNKTGLPLHVRGSRSKIVYDLSGSEDIVLFRYKRGYPHKLKVRVIESEWSRRWSCEAVGSCGVVVCRDSVRDKKYRILAKMKQSTLAAQTPDEGVQGGCLNNACSSKFFPQICYQRSEDIEPQGCRAGAACGMSRGVNGRRPGKLHLTKIVTLMPYFLIRNLTIRPLKFMQENDRVELWYDIHPQQCMSFWPDGENMHMVVRYRDQQVRSQHFHFNSNHSTVLRMEKGRALNVHVSGVGSDSPVTITFDKYQPGDAPVKIENWCEDVHLRLHQKGSNQTHLLAPHQSQLYTWDDPTLPRELLWNIYNRKSEDLPAVIDKDDHGSKCVTITSLKPGMVRTKSQSSVGTPKTRPKKLGHRQRAKTTAASSSDSEEETESIVEKTHGQYLVADTKSQSTKMRRDKMLVHWVSYKQGSQRVLLFTQSDRLAATTRLPMERARLEVCLALEKIGLSLINEGHREVAYLTLMPGAAKWEIEVDGVWKVPPSLELIAWLEDQYLNNKQSKVNLRGSLQIKGNTVELEVDLTTMYMTKPFSGKLRRTKRSAVWFHYRHSHHYSYVALHLHRLQIDNQLMDAVFPTVFYPINENGSSQPCLSVCALLHFTVGCVTTIKHLSIVAQEFFLKLDKGFLLSTYEVLEPFLPGLHSGSIHAELKKLRTPVTFSAMKHQPSSDEGPHVERMCVAGLKVRFSFSPRGTVLGSHGGQNDMLEWFLTSLGATLTEMKNVSISVGHYERQSFPWDKLMEDFVDHAKYQIVQQVYVLVLGLDILGNPYQRLRDLSQGVKDLIYQPAVGIIEGPDEFADGVARGAQSLMGHVVGGTADSLNLISSAVGNTIAMLSFDQEYRKKREQRLEVQSSFPKTLLHAGRTFVMGVVLGLSGVVVKPVAGAQQDGVEGFFRGIGRGIMGLITKPALGVIDSVAMACDAVRRAVDLGHEVITRSRVPRHVSPYIALHPYSSHEAAGMALLASLCHGHYMQTDLYIAHAALSEANRPDMILISDKHIFKLERCGMWGNWDISWRVAVRNLLHQPTVKDNTILLVLRQDESHSQLSGSEHQIRSEDSDVLVFLVRWIEVLTTLSMVDQPCPRLQ; from the exons TCCTTCAACCTGTGCGCTGTAAAGTGAAGATGCGGCAACAGATGAAGCGTGAAGCAAGAGTGCCTGGTCTGCTAGTGGATGCTGTTATCAAAGATGCAGCACTGTCACTTTCTCAGCAGCAGTATCTAAGCTTAACTGAGCTTTTTAAAGCTTTCAGCATAATCAATACAAGTAG ACGGTTCTTGAAGTACCGCCCAGAAGTGCCCTTAACCCGTCACGCAGCAGAGTGGTGGCAGTATGCTGCAAGTGCCATTATCAATGAACAAATTCGACCCTTCTCTTGGAGTAGCATTAAGAAacacag ATCCTTGTATAAAGAATATGCTCATCTGTATAAGAAGCATCTTCTTGAGGGATACAACAGTGAACTAGAGGCTGATCTCATGAAGCTTGAAGATGCATTAAGCCTCACCAGCATTGTTCTGGGTCGAATGCATGCAAAGATCAAG ATCTCACAAGAGCAACCCAGTTTAGTTCATCCTGTGGAATCTTCTGAGGGTGGCTGGTTCTCTTGGATAATAGGAAGCAGTGACCCTCATGCAACAGACGACGCAATGGTGGTGGACATTGTAGGAACCCGCCGCAGGAATGGGCCCTTCACCACCCTGACAGAGGAGGAGCGGCGCCAGCTTCATGCAGCACTGCGGGAATTAGAGACCCCAGGCGAGGATGTACACAGGGATGACATAG CTTATCTGTCTTTGCAAAATGTGAGCTTAACTCTCAAGGATGATGAACATGATGTTGCCTTGGCCACACTGTCTGGCTTTGTGATGAGTGCTGAAAACAGGTATGGTGTCAAGTACCAGAAACTGTCTGTGAAGGCAGAATCCTTTAATCTTGAGGCCTCAAACATGGAGCAGGAGCTGGTGTACGTGGTGAAGCTGGTGGACGGCACGCCCTCTGCAG GTTTTGGCATTGCCTTTTCACTGGATCTTGAGCGAAACCCTTTGAATGTGGCCTCTGACTATGCAGTCACCATGAAGCTGGATCCACTGGAACTACTTTATAATCAG CATGCTTGTGCTGAAATGATTTACTTCTTCCGAGTGCCTAATGTGAAATACCGCACATTTGATGAAGTGGCTGCCGATGCCCTGACTGGTGTGGTCAGTAGTGGCAGGGCAGCAGTGGAGTATGCCATTGCCAGACACAAGACAATCAATTTGGATCTGGACATCAAGAGTCCCTTCATTGTCTTACCAGAACATGGATCCATACAGAAAGGTGGAAACGTCTTAGTGTTGGACATTGGGGGTCTTAAGGTTAACAGTGAAATTGGTGGACAGATTGTAGACCTTGAAGATGCAACTCGAATGGAATTGGAGGAGCGGTTGTATGACCGGCTCACAGTCACAATTTCTCAGCTCCAAGTTCTATTTGCTGATtctggagatgagtggagggtTCACAGGACTCGCAATGATTCCGACTCTCACCTGTTGCcaagggtgagggtgaaggtTGACCTTGCTAACAGCATACACCCAGAGTACAGACAGTTACCTCAGCAGAAAGTTGACATCCACATCACACCCCTCAAGCTCAACCTCTCAGACAGTCGGCTGGGCCAGCTGGTGGACTTTACTCACCATCTGCCAACACTGAATTGCTGCATGTTGAACTGTGATACTGTTGATGACTATTCATTTGAGCAGCATCAGTTGGACCCTCTTCACTGTTTGATGGATCCCAACATATCTGAATTAGCTTTAATAAGGAATTCACTTCAGGACAGACTCTGCAGAAAAAGATTTGTAACGGACTCAGTTGACCTGCactccacccctcctcttctcagACATGTTCGACCACTCTCTGCCAGTGACACAATATCCCAGACAAGCCTTGAGTTGGAAAAGTACTTTTCAGCTTCTGATAACAGTGATGATGAGGGAGAGTCTTGGGGTAAGCCTTTGGATTTACCAGGATTTGAAGACAACACTTCACCTCACAACATGATTGCAGTCTTGTCACGCTTATGTATTGATGAAGTTGTAATTGCTATTTCAAGATCCAGTGACCATGGAGACAGACCTTATTTGATGTTAAGAGCAACTCATCTGGTGCTTGAGTCAGCTATCATGGACTATGGGCCAGCTGTGCAGCTCACCCTTGGATCTCTGCAGCTTGTTGATAAATACCACCACAGCCCTTCAGGGGAGTATTTGGAGCTTGTGTCTTCACCGCAGGTAGGCTGCACATGCATTGCTACATTGCTCTACAGAAAAGTTCGGGCAAACTGTCCAGACTTCAAGACACACTTTCATTCCACTGAACAGAGTCTTGTGGTAGACTTTGCAACTTTGAATGTTGTTTGGCATCGAGGATCAGTCATAACGCTCACCAACTTCCTTACTATGTTGTCAGCCAAACTAGGACATGTAGAGGAACAGTTGCCAAAATTAGGTGTTCCACAGAATTTTATGGCCTGGCTAAAGTCTGGCCCTGAGGATCCCCCTGTCCCTTCAGGGGCTACAAAGTGgtctttttcctctcaccttcacaACCTGAACCTGAAACTTTGTGATAATGATCTTGATTTCCTCCAAGCCAAAGTGGGAGGCTTCCAGGGAGAGTGCATCTTTAAAGCTAATGAGAAAAAGATATTTCGAGCTGCCCTGTCAGAACTGTCTGTTGATGATATTTCAGACATAACTCTCTACTCAAGGATTATTGAAATTGAGGAAGATAGAGTGTTTGACATAAAGTATGTCAATTTCAGTCCAACACATAAAGGAGTAGATGAAATAGATACCTCTCCTCATACTGTTAATCCTGATGCAGCTTTAAGGATAAGAATTGGTAGAGTACAATGTGTTTTCCTTTGCAAGTTTTTGGCAGATATGCAACGATTTATGGAGCCTCTCCTTAACAGGGAAGGAACTCAGGTGGCACTCAAGCATGCTAGTAAGGCAGCAGAAACTAGCTTTGAGGAAGTTTTATCAGGGAGAAAAATTAACCTTAGTATTGACATTCATGCTCCCACCATCCTTATTCCTCAGAAATCTGACTCATctagtttgttagttatcagcCTTGGAGAGCTAAAAATAGATAATCTTTTCAAAACAGCATACacagggacaggaggaggagctgtaGAAAACATTCTCATTGAGTTAGGACGCATGCACATATGCCGAGCAGTGATGGTGCTCAGTGGTGGCCTGGAAATGCAGGAAGACATCCTAGAACCATCCACCATAAGGGCAGATATCAAGCGCTCCCTTATTCCACAATGTAGGGAATTGCTGTCCTGGGATGTCAGCATCCACATGGGAACTCTCTGTGTCAACATGGGACAACGTGATCTGAACACCATTTTGGCAGTGATGACCCAGAATAGGGCAGAGGCACAGTTTGTAGACACAAGTATTAATTCCCAGCCTCTTACTCCCATAGAATTGGGCACCCCTCAAGCTGGCAGTGATGATAATGTGGGAAAGCTTCAGGCCTTCTTGACACACTCAGTGGACATTTATCGAATAGCTGATGCTCTTCTGTCTTTAGATGGCCTGACCCTCACACTCTACACTGACATGGACGAAGTGTTGAGTTCCCCTGTCCGTGATGCTGCCACTGCCCTCTGCAGGTTGGAAGTTGGAGAAGTTGAAATTCATGGAGACATGAATAGTGACAGAAGCTTAGATGTGAGGGTAACACTGCATGCCTGTGACTTATATGATGTAAGACCAGACCTTGATTATCATGTCATCAAGAAAATATTTGGACAGTATAGTGAAGAGATGCACATGAGTTCCAGGCGATTCAGTGTCAGTGTTCCACCAATAATGGATCTCATGTACAAAATGAGTCCAAATGGAGATGGAGCAATGGAGGTCAGTATAGAGAGAACACGACTTAATGTATCAGTTCCATTTGCCTTGGCAGTTTACAGATATATTAATGATGCTATCCCTGGAACTGCAAGCACAAGTGGAGGAATAATAAATCCAGGCTTTGTAGGAGATTTAGGCACAACAGTGGATGGGGTCAGGATCATTAGACGACCTCCTAGTTCCGTGGACAGTACAAGTGGATACCTTTCTACAGTGACAAGCAATACAGATGATCAGAAAACTCTCTCTTTGTCATTCAAAGTGAAGCGACCTGAGTTAGTGTTGTTTGTAGATTGTGAAGAAAAAACTAGTAGAATTCTAGTGTTGAGGTGTGAAGTTCATGTTGACTATTCTCGTCATCCAGGAAATGAAAGCTTCCATGTCGCCCTGGACAGATGCCAGCTGTTTGCTTCTATGTACTCTTTGTCTAGTCAGAGTCCATACTCCATCATGCAGCCTTGTGACATTGAAGGCTCTTGGGTGTTTCGTAATGTGGAAGAAGGTGTCAGAGCTGATCTAAGGGTTCCCCATGTTCATGTCCATTTGAATCCAGCAGTTGTCCATCTGTGTATGGATGTAGCAGATGAATTAACATTGAGTCTAAGTCCTCAACTAACACCTTTCAAACTCCATCTTCCAAATACAGACTTAGAGGACCTGTGGTCTCCCAGACCACTGACTGCTACAATATCACCAACAAACCCAGATGAAGAGGTGTATATTAAGCCTGAGTACCCAACAACTAAACCACATCAATGTTTAACAATCAGGATTGCAGAAATTGCAGTTTCTTTTGAAAAGCAAGCTATGAAAACAGCTGTTCCTGTTCTGTTGTGTAAGTCTGCACTgaatgcagaaattaatgattgGTCCAAGTTGATGTATAGCAAAGCAGAAATACAGCTCCAGTTGTCTTGTTATAATGAACAGTTCTCTTCTTGGGAACCAGTCATTGAGCCTGTAAGTGAAAGCAATAAGGTATTGAGACCATGGGAAGCCATTATTAGGACACTACAGACTCACGCACAGCCTGTAGGGGTGAAGCGGAAACACCCTGGCCCCTACTGTGATTCTGTTGACACAAGTTACACCAGTAACAGAAACAGTTACCTCAGTTGTCCCATTGAAGATTCTGAGTCATCCACAGATGAAGAGTCACAAGACAACGAAATGGTGGTGCTTAAACATCATACACAACAAGCAGTCAAGCGTCCAAATGCTAGACGCCCAACAGCTGAACTTGGAAGTCTTTCAG GCTTCCCTCTGGATTCCGACTCTGAAACTGAAGACAGCGTGCTGCATAAGATCTCCAGTGCATTTACCCACATGTTTTCCAGTGACTCAGAGGAGTCAGAAGAGGATAGCAGTGATGAGGCTGAAGGTAAAGAAAGCATTAAGAAAGATGTAGAGGGCTCAGAAAAGCTATCAACAGGAGATttagaatcatcatcatcaggagaGGAGGATCACCCAGTATTTGGTACCTCTCCAATGATTCCAG ATGGGGTAGATGGCTCTGGTAACTGGATGGAGGACATCAGCCCCAGTGAACTGGCAACGTGTGTTTTTGTTGACTCTCGAGATAACCTAGAGTTCACCCTCACGTCACACACAATGACTGCTGTCAACAGCTTGATTTCTGAGTATCTTAACAAGCCTGAAGATCCCCAGCCCATCACGTCCTCTGCCACACGTTCCATGCAACAGATCCTCCTCACCAATGAGATTGGACCTGACTCAAAAGTCACAGTGGTGATGCAAGATGAG GTTGACGGTGCCACCAAGGTAGAAGTTCTGGCAACAGCCAAGTACCAGGAGCCAGACTCAGTTCCATCAAGTCCAGCATCAGGCAAAAGCCGTAGTGGTGGAGAATCTGCTTCAGAAGATGAGTCAGTAATTGAAGG ATTCAGAGACTGGGATCACCTTAGCCTGCATTCTTTCCCTGCATCCTCCCCTGTGACTCCACCCTCCAGCCTCCCTTCAAGTGAATGCTTCTATGAACTGTTTTGTCCCAATCCTGTCAAACTGTATCAGGACATCACTAAGCTTCAGCTGATCATCAAAGTGCCTG GCTTCAATGAACTCATGGTGTTTGTGGGAACAAAATCCCGAAGTCGAATTTTCCAGCTGAGTCCTCCTCGCAATGACAAGAGGTACCATGTGATAGTGACAGTACAAGTGGaccacctcaccaccaaagTCACTGTCAGGAGTCCCTTACAG ATTCTGAATGAAATGCCTCTCCCTGTCAATGTGTGCTTCAAAAAGAGCATTGTGGAGATGCTTGGCCACTCTCTTGGGGAGCTCAATTCTCGAGTAGTGTCACCTGTCAATCCTTTTGATGCTCACGTACCCATGGTCACCCTCCAGCCTGACCAGGTGTTCACCATTCCCCTGGCTGTTGCCTACCATTCTTCACTGCATATTcaacctgctgctgctga TTATGGCATAAGTGAAGTGGGAATATGGTGGAAGGatgtcctctcctccacttGCTCCTACCTACTCACCTGTAAGGGCAAGACAGAGCACAATCCTGACATAGCAGCTGCA GTGACCATTCAGGAAGGAGTGAAATTAAGCAGCTTGCAGTGGGAAGGACTGAGTGGAGTCTTACCTAATTATACTCTGTGCCTCTCACCTCCACTGGCCATCCATAACTTGCTGCCATGCACCCTTACCCTTGCACATCCTTCCTTTGCCCAGCCCCTCATCCTTGATCCAGGAGCCAAGATTACTCTGTATAAAATTGAtctaggaaagaaaataagtcttGAAGTTCAG GTTTCAAATTACTTAGGAAGTGACTGGAATGGCATTCTAGAAATTGGCACTGAAAAAGGTGATGACCACAGAACCCTCACCCTGACTCACGGGGATGGCAGTGCTCGGAGGAAGCTGGAGTGTGCCCTGTACACAGTCAGGGCAGGACTGACAGCAGTCCATGTGTATTCCCCATACTGGATTGTCAACAAGACTGGTCTCCCACTACATGTCCGA GGATCAAGATCAAAAATTGTGTATGATCTAAGTGGGTCAGAAGACATTGTTTTGTTCCGATATAAGAGAGGTTACCCACATAAGTTGAAG GTGAGGGTGATAGAGAGTGAGTGGTCAAGAAGATGGAGCTGTGAGGCAGTAGGgtcgtgtggtgtggtggtgtgtcggGACAGCGTGCGGGACAAAAAGTACCGCATCCTGGCCAAGATGAAGCAGTCCACACTCGCAGCACAGACCCCAGATGAGGGTGTCCAAGGTGGCTGTCTGAACAATGCATGCTCTTCAAAGTTCTTCCCACAAA TCTGTTACCAAAGAAGTGAGGATATAGAGCCGCAGGGCTGCCGGGCTGGAGCAGCCTGTGGAATGTCCAGAGGAGTAAAtg GAAGAAGACCTGGCAAGCTGCACCTGACCAAGATAGTAACGCTTATGCCATACTTCTTGATCCGCAACCTGACCATCCGACCTCTCAAATTCATGCAGGAGAATGACAGAGTAGAACTGTGGTATGACATTCACCCTCAGCAG TGCATGTCATTCTGGCCTGATGGAGAAAACATGCACATGGTGGTCAGATATCGTGACCAGCAAGTCAGATCACAACACTTCCACTTCAACTCTAACCACAGCACAGTTCTCAGAATGGAAAAGGGG CGTGCCCTGAATGTGCATGTGTCAGGCGTAGGATCTGACAGCCCAGTCACCATCACCTTTGACAAGTACCAGCCAGGTGATGCTCCAGTAAAGATTGAGAACTGGTGTGAAGATGTTCATCTTCGTCTTCACCAAAAAGGCTCAAACCAG ACACACCTACTAGCACCCCACCAGTCTCAGCTGTACACCTGGGATGATCCCACTCTGCCCCGGGAGCTCCTGTGGAACATTTATAACAGGAAAAGTGAAGACCTCCCAGCAGTGATAGATAAA GATGACCACGGCAGCAAGTGTGTCACCATCACTTCCCTGAAGCCAGGCATGGTGCGCACTAAATCACAATCCAGTGTTGGCACGCCCAAAACAAGACCAAAAAAGTTAGGTCACCGCCAGCGAGCCAAGACCACAGCAGCATCATCCAGTGATtctgaagaagaaacagaatccATTGTGGAGAAAACACATGGCCAGTATTTAGTTGCAGATACTAAGTCTCAG TCCACCAAGATGAGGAGGGATAAAATGTTGGTTCACTGGGTGAGCTACAAGCAAGGAAGTCAGAGGGTTCTCCTGTTCACCCAGTCTGACCGCCTGGCAGCCACCACTCGGCTCCCCATGGAGAGAGCCAGACTAGAAGTGTGCCTTGCACTGGAAAAAATAGGATTGTCTCTC ATCAATGAAGGACACCGGGAAGTGGCTTACCTCACCTTGATGCCGGGAGCAGCCAAGTGGGAAATAGAAGTTGATGGAGTGTGGAAAGTTCCTCCCAGCTTGGAGTTGATTGCCTGGCTTGAGGATCAGTATCTCAACAACAAACAGTCTAAAGTCAACCTTCGAGGATCACTCCAG aTAAAAGGGAACACTGTAGAATTAGAG GTGGACCTAACAACTATGTACATGACCAAACCATTCAGTGGAAAATTGCGGCGGACCAAGCGTTCCGCTGTGTGGTTCCACTACCGCCACTCCCACCACTACAGCTATGTTGCCTTGCACCTCCACCGTCTGCAG ATTGACAACCAGCTGATGGATGCAGTGTTCCCCACAGTATTTTATCCCATTAATGAAAATGGTTCATCTCAACCTTGCTTGTCAGTGTGTGCTCTTCTTCACTTCACAGTTGGCTGTGTCACTACAATTAA ACACCTTAGCATTGTGGCTCAAGAATTTTTCCTGAAGCTGGATAAAGGTTTCCTACTGTCCACATATGAGGTTCTGGAGCCCTTCTTACCAGGTCTCCATTCAGGCAGCATTCACGCTGAACTGAAGAAACTTAGAACTCCAGTAACATTTTCTGCCATGAAG CATCAGCCCAGCAGCGATGAAGGTCCCCACGTGGAGCGCATGTGTGTGGCAGGCCTCAAGGTgcgcttctccttctccccacgAGGCACAGTGCTGGGGAGCCACGGTGGCCAAAACGACATGTTGGAGTGGTTTTTGACTTCTCTTGGAGCAACTCTGACTGAG ATGAAGAATGTATCAATAAGTGTTGGACATTATGAAAGGCAGTCTTTCCCATGGGACAAACTAATGGAAGACTTTGTGGATCATGCAAAATATCAGATTGTTCAGCAG GTTTATGTCCTTGTGTTGGGACTGGACATCCTTGGCAACCCATATCAGAGACTACGGGATCTTTCTCAAGGGGTGAAGGACCTTATCTATCAGCCAGCTGTG GGCATCATAGAAGGACCAGATGAATTTGCTGATGGTGTTGCTCGAGGTGCCCAGAGTCTGATGGGACATGTGGTGGGGGGAACAGCAGACAGTCTTAATCTCATCTCCTCAGCAGTGGGCAACACCATTGCCATGCTCTCCTTTGACCAGGAGTACAGGAAG AAGCGTGAGCAGAGGCTGGAGGTGCAGAGTTCATTCCCCAAGACTCTGCTCCATGCTGGCCGCACCTTCGTGATGGGTGTGGTGCTGGGTCTGTCAGGGGTGGTGGTGAAGCCAGTTGCAG GTGCTCAGCAGGACGGTGTGGAAGGATTTTTCCGAGGTATTGGGCGGGGCATCATGGGCCTCATCACCAAGCCAGCCCTTGGGGTCATTGACTCTGTGGCAATGGCCTGTGATGCAGTGCGTAGGGCTGTGGACCTTGGCCATGAG GTTATCACCCGATCAAGAGTTCCTCGGCATGTGTCGCCATACATTGCACTGCATCCCTACAGCAGCCATGAGGCGGCAGGGATGGCACTCCTGGCTTCCCTGTGCCATGGCCACTACATGCAAACTGATCTTTATATTGCACATGCTGCTCTTTCTGAAGCAAACAGGCCAGATATGATTTTGATCTCAGATAA gCATATATTTAAATTGGAACGGTGTGGTATGTGGGGTAACTGGGACATAAGTTGGCGGGTGGCAGTCCGGAACTTGTTGCATCAGCCAACAGTGAAAGACAACACCATATTACTAGTTCTGAGACAG GATGAAAGCCACAGTCAGTTGTCAGGGTCAGAGCACCAGATTCGCAGTGAGGACAGTGATGTGCTGGTGTTCTTGGTACGCTGGATTGAAGTCCTGACAACACTCAGCATGGTGGACCAGCCATGTCCAAGACTGCAGTGA